The following are from one region of the Cetobacterium somerae genome:
- the truA gene encoding tRNA pseudouridine(38-40) synthase TruA — protein MERNIKLTYSYDGSEFFGFQRQPGFRTVQGELEKVLGTIFKNKIDLVSAGRTDRGVHAKKQVSNFYTSSSIPLEKIKRIINGLIPNDIFILDVEEVDLDFSSRFSATYRSYEYYIGEDRNPFQARYVTFVDEQLDLEKLNKIVSPLVGQHDFSNFRLSDCGSNTTIREIYEAKFERVNGKTIKLYVKGNAFLKSQIRIIVGTVLSIYFGKKPENYLTEMLKNPNVKYAKIVAEPFGLHLFDIGY, from the coding sequence ATGGAAAGAAATATAAAGTTGACATATAGTTATGATGGAAGTGAATTTTTTGGCTTTCAAAGACAACCTGGTTTTAGAACTGTGCAAGGAGAGTTAGAGAAAGTTTTAGGAACGATTTTTAAAAATAAAATAGATTTAGTTTCTGCAGGAAGAACTGATAGAGGAGTTCATGCTAAAAAACAAGTTTCAAATTTTTATACTAGTTCAAGTATTCCTTTAGAAAAAATAAAAAGAATTATAAATGGTTTAATTCCTAATGATATATTTATATTAGATGTAGAAGAAGTAGATTTAGACTTTAGTTCAAGATTTTCAGCAACATATAGATCATATGAATACTATATAGGAGAGGATAGAAATCCTTTTCAAGCTCGATATGTTACTTTTGTTGATGAACAATTAGACTTAGAAAAATTAAATAAAATAGTTTCTCCTTTGGTAGGACAGCATGACTTTTCAAATTTTAGACTTTCAGATTGTGGAAGTAATACTACAATTAGAGAGATTTATGAAGCTAAATTTGAAAGGGTAAATGGGAAGACAATTAAATTATATGTTAAGGGCAACGCATTTTTAAAATCTCAAATTAGAATAATAGTAGGCACAGTTTTATCTATTTATTTTGGAAAAAAACCTGAAAACTACTTAACTGAAATGTTAAAAAATCCAAATGTTAAGTACGCGAAAATAGTAGCCGAACCTTTTGGCCTTCATCTGTTTGACATAGGATATTAG
- a CDS encoding rubredoxin — translation MGKHMRCVICDYVYDESIGDQENGVAPGTKWEDVPEDWVCPLCYVGKDHFEEM, via the coding sequence ATGGGAAAGCATATGAGATGTGTAATTTGCGATTATGTTTACGATGAATCGATAGGTGATCAAGAGAATGGAGTAGCTCCAGGAACAAAATGGGAAGATGTACCAGAAGATTGGGTTTGTCCACTATGTTATGTGGGTAAAGACCATTTTGAAGAGATGTAA
- a CDS encoding uracil-DNA glycosylase family protein — MEEIEKLLEELKFEIGTTDALKDSNEKIVLGTGNFNGAVLFVGDDSNLYIDENLKVRPGSSGEFLIKLCDIVGLLPESYYITTLTKSEKNYRELEERDKRDLKEYLMMQVSLMNPKIIVALGQDVAELLLEREFKFLQEKGKVLDWKGDIKLLVTYDANFAKKSRDDGGKRSKVAVEFWGDLKTIKNTIEEI; from the coding sequence ATGGAGGAAATTGAAAAACTATTAGAAGAACTGAAGTTTGAAATAGGAACGACAGATGCATTAAAAGACAGCAATGAAAAAATTGTTTTAGGAACAGGGAACTTTAATGGAGCAGTACTTTTTGTAGGAGATGATTCTAATTTATATATAGATGAAAATTTAAAGGTAAGACCAGGTTCAAGTGGAGAATTTCTAATAAAGCTTTGTGATATAGTAGGTTTGCTGCCAGAGAGTTATTATATAACAACATTAACTAAATCTGAGAAAAATTATAGAGAGCTAGAAGAGAGAGATAAGAGAGATTTGAAAGAATATCTAATGATGCAGGTATCATTAATGAATCCTAAAATTATTGTAGCGCTAGGTCAAGATGTAGCAGAGTTATTATTAGAAAGGGAGTTTAAGTTTCTTCAAGAAAAAGGTAAAGTGTTAGATTGGAAAGGAGACATAAAATTATTAGTAACATATGATGCTAACTTTGCTAAAAAATCAAGAGATGATGGTGGAAAGAGATCTAAGGTAGCAGTAGAATTTTGGGGAGATTTAAAGACTATAAAAAATACCATAGAGGAGATTTAA
- a CDS encoding GNAT family N-acetyltransferase, translating to MKIIEVDAKNRILIKKIFDNEIESFGIMGGADMWMIMSFIRYGKLYVLLNEDNELLSVAQYQGVLGKKEVFLYGFSTSLKERGKGYGKILLEETHNRLRKLQIEKVYLTVDPDNMKAINMYKKAGYTIEELQKDEYGKGIDRYLMIKNLL from the coding sequence ATGAAAATAATAGAGGTTGATGCAAAAAATAGAATATTAATAAAAAAAATATTTGATAATGAAATAGAAAGTTTTGGCATAATGGGTGGAGCAGATATGTGGATGATTATGAGTTTCATAAGATATGGAAAACTTTATGTACTATTAAATGAAGATAATGAACTTTTATCAGTTGCTCAGTATCAAGGTGTGTTAGGAAAAAAAGAAGTTTTTTTATATGGATTTTCAACTTCTTTAAAGGAAAGAGGGAAGGGATATGGAAAGATACTTTTAGAAGAAACTCATAATAGGTTGAGAAAGTTACAAATAGAAAAGGTTTATTTAACCGTAGATCCTGATAATATGAAGGCTATTAATATGTATAAAAAAGCAGGATATACAATAGAAGAATTACAAAAAGATGAATATGGAAAAGGAATAGATCGCTATTTGATGATTAAAAATTTATTATGA
- a CDS encoding MBL fold metallo-hydrolase: MKLAVLGSGSKGNALFVETDNINLLIDAGFSGKKIEEQLKKIKVDICNIDGILITHEHGDHIQGAGILSRKYDIPIYITKESYEAGMLKIGKIKDENLRFIEEAFWVGDSMVYPFDVMHDAERTVGFRIEESTGSKVAIATDLGYIDNTVREAFREVDIMVIECNYDYHKLMDCSYPWDLKARVKSRNGHLSNNDCARFIRELHHDKLKKVYLAHMSKDSNDPKLAIDAVLDELVRHNIDISVEIAHQDICSELIKF; this comes from the coding sequence ATGAAATTAGCAGTACTAGGAAGTGGAAGTAAAGGAAATGCTCTTTTTGTAGAAACTGATAATATAAACTTATTAATAGATGCTGGATTTAGTGGAAAAAAAATAGAGGAACAATTAAAAAAAATAAAAGTAGATATTTGTAATATAGATGGGATTTTAATAACTCATGAACATGGAGATCATATTCAAGGAGCAGGAATACTATCAAGGAAATATGATATTCCAATCTATATCACAAAAGAAAGCTATGAAGCTGGAATGCTGAAAATTGGAAAAATAAAAGATGAAAATTTGAGATTTATAGAAGAAGCATTTTGGGTTGGAGATAGTATGGTATATCCTTTTGATGTGATGCACGATGCAGAAAGAACAGTAGGTTTTAGAATAGAAGAAAGTACGGGAAGCAAGGTGGCAATAGCTACAGATTTAGGGTATATTGATAATACGGTTAGAGAAGCTTTTAGAGAGGTAGATATCATGGTTATAGAGTGTAATTATGATTATCATAAGTTAATGGATTGTTCATATCCTTGGGATTTAAAGGCTCGAGTAAAAAGTAGGAATGGGCATCTATCAAATAATGATTGTGCCAGATTTATAAGGGAGTTACACCATGATAAGCTAAAAAAAGTTTATTTAGCTCATATGAGTAAAGATAGTAATGACCCAAAATTAGCTATTGATGCTGTCTTAGATGAATTAGTAAGACACAATATTGATATTTCAGTAGAAATTGCTCATCAAGATATATGTAGTGAGTTAATTAAATTTTAG
- a CDS encoding Fur family transcriptional regulator translates to MYIENIGEHLKIHDIKPSYQRMKVFEYLLENKTHPTVDEIYKALCPEIPTLSKTTVYNTLNLFIEKGIAKVITIEENETRYDVDTHVHGHFKCVDCKKVFDIPVTIDQLIVGDMKDFKIDEYHVYFKGTCPKCQNK, encoded by the coding sequence ATGTATATTGAAAATATAGGTGAACATTTAAAAATACATGATATAAAACCCTCATATCAAAGAATGAAAGTATTTGAATATTTGTTAGAGAATAAAACTCATCCAACAGTTGATGAGATTTATAAGGCTTTATGTCCTGAAATTCCCACTCTTTCTAAAACTACAGTTTATAATACATTAAATCTTTTTATAGAAAAAGGAATTGCTAAAGTAATAACAATAGAAGAAAATGAAACTAGATATGATGTGGACACACATGTACACGGTCATTTTAAGTGTGTAGATTGTAAAAAAGTTTTTGATATTCCAGTGACAATAGATCAACTTATAGTTGGAGATATGAAAGATTTCAAAATTGATGAATATCATGTTTATTTTAAAGGAACTTGTCCTAAATGTCAGAATAAATAA
- a CDS encoding glycosyltransferase family 9 protein → MNSRRESKVYPVDLMRELAKKILDEFDCQIILYYSPNEKEFAKKFHEDLNWDKRIISDVNTKSIRELGALLSNCDIFVGNEGGPRHLAQAIDIPSFSIFSPGSSKRDWLSRDNKRHEGIEPKDVLSDKTYDDLSYEEKYRLITPDIILEKVKEKMELVPKYIEKK, encoded by the coding sequence ATAAATTCAAGAAGAGAAAGTAAAGTTTACCCTGTAGATTTAATGAGAGAGTTAGCAAAAAAAATATTAGACGAATTTGATTGTCAAATTATTTTATACTATTCACCAAATGAAAAAGAATTTGCTAAAAAATTTCATGAAGATTTAAATTGGGATAAAAGAATAATATCAGATGTAAATACAAAAAGTATTAGGGAGTTAGGTGCGTTATTATCTAATTGTGATATATTTGTAGGAAATGAAGGTGGGCCGAGACACTTAGCCCAAGCTATAGATATTCCGAGTTTTTCTATATTTAGCCCAGGTTCTAGCAAAAGAGATTGGCTTTCAAGAGATAATAAAAGACATGAAGGGATAGAACCGAAAGATGTACTTTCAGATAAAACATATGATGATTTATCGTATGAAGAAAAATATAGATTAATTACTCCAGATATTATTTTAGAAAAAGTAAAGGAAAAAATGGAGCTTGTACCCAAATATATTGAAAAAAAATAG
- a CDS encoding desulfoferrodoxin family protein, whose protein sequence is MKVYEIFKVKENPVLLEVIVADKDGISVDGLEIVKEKTQDASTEKHVPFVEEKEDGYLVKVGKEMAHPMTEEHYIQMIEICVDNFLYRKYLKPGDAPEAYFKVPKGESVCAREYCNIHGLWSN, encoded by the coding sequence ATGAAAGTTTATGAAATTTTTAAAGTGAAAGAAAACCCAGTATTATTAGAGGTAATTGTAGCAGATAAGGATGGTATTTCTGTAGATGGGTTAGAAATAGTAAAAGAAAAAACTCAAGATGCTTCAACTGAAAAACATGTACCATTTGTAGAAGAAAAAGAAGATGGTTACTTAGTAAAAGTTGGTAAAGAAATGGCTCATCCGATGACAGAGGAACATTATATTCAAATGATAGAAATTTGTGTGGATAACTTTTTATATAGAAAATATTTAAAGCCAGGAGATGCACCAGAAGCATATTTTAAAGTACCGAAGGGTGAATCAGTATGCGCAAGAGAATATTGTAACATTCACGGGTTATGGAGTAATTAA